The Leptospira bouyouniensis DNA window TGAGGACATCAAAAAAGCTGGTAAGGGAAAAGATTACGATTGTATTCTTGGTATCAGTGGAGGAGTTGATAGCTCTTATCTAGCATACTTGGCTAAAGAAAAGTTTGGATTAAGACCACTTTTGTTCCATGTCGATGCTGGTTGGAATTCACAAGAAGCTGTAAATAATATAGAAAGAATTGTGGATGGTCTAAAGTTAGATTTAATAACCGAAGTTGTTAATTGGGAAGAAATGAAAGATTTACAACTTTCGTTCTTTAAAGCGGGTGTTCCTCATTTGGATACTCCACAAGACCATGTATTTTTTGCCTCCCTATATAACTACTGTGCAAAACATGGATTTAAGTACATTCTAAACGGTGGAAACTATTCTACAGAATGTATCCGTGAACCTCTGGACTGGCATTACCATGCATCGGATTTAAGGCAGTTAAAAGACATTCATAAAAAGTTTGGAACAAGGAAATTAAAAACATTTCCATTAGCAGGAATTTTTAAGTATAAACTTTATTATCGATTTTTCAAAGGACTTAAAGTAGTCCAACCTTTAAATTACATTCCATATACCAAAGAAGGTGCAATACAAGAATTAGAAACAAAATTCAAATGGCAAAGGTATAGCCACAAACATTATGAATCCAGATTCACAAAGTTTTATGAAGGGTATTGGTTGCCCAAAAAGTTTGGTTATGATAAACGTAAGGCTCATTATTCCAGTTTGATTTTAACAGGCCAAAAAAGCAGAGAGGATGCATTAAAAGAAATTGCAAAACCACCTTTTGATGATGACACAGCTAAAAAAGATTTTGAATACATTGCATCAAAACTGGATATCTCGGTAGAAGAGTTAAGAGGTTACGAAACATCAGAAAATAAATCCTATCGTGATTATAAATCAGCAAGTGACATTATCGCTTTCGCTACAAAAATCCTTCAAAAGTTAGGAATCGAAAAACGGGTGATTCAATAAATGATAGGCATTTTAAATTACGGAGTTGGTAATATAAAAGCATTTTCAAATATTTTAAAAAGTCTCGGATTTGATTTTAAGGTGATTGAAAGTGGAGAAGAAATTTTAAGCGTAGATAGGCTGATTTTACCTGGTGTTGGTTCTTTTGATAGTGTGATGGAAAAATTGGAACATGCCAATGTGATGGATGAACTCTCTAGTTTTGCATTGAAAGAAAAACGTCCGATTTTAGGTGTTTGTGTCGGTATGCAAATATTAGCCGATTCAAGTGAAGAAGGTCAAAAAAGAGGATTAGGTTGGATCAAAGGAAAAGTGAAAAAGTTTAACTTTTTAAATTTAGAGACAAAACCAATGATTCCTCAAATAGGATGGAACGAAGTTTTGATCAAAAAACAAAACTGTAATTTACTCAAGAACCTTGATACGAATCCACATTTCTATTTTTTACACTCTTACTATTTTGAATGTGAAAACCAAGCGAATGTAATAGCAGCAACTGACTATGGATTTGAATTTTGTAGTGCTGTGAATCATGAGAATATATACGGGACCCAGTTCCATCCTGAAAAAAGCCATCATAATGGCATTCAGTTACTTAAAAATTTTGCGACTTTATAATTTATGTTAAAACCAAGAATCATACCTACATTGCTCCTACAAGATGGTGGATTAGTTAAAACAACTAAATTTGATCACCCTCGTTATATAGGTGATCCTATTAATGCAGTCAAAATTTTTAATGAAAAAGAAGCAGACGAATTGGTATTAATCGATATCGATGCGAGTCGACTAGGAAAAGAACCAGACTATCGATTGATTGAACGTATTGCAAATGAATGCAGAATGCCACTCAGTGTTGGTGGCGGTATAAAATCATTAGAACAAGCAAATAAGATTTTAGGATTCGGTGTTGAAAAGGTAATTGTGAGTTCTCTCTTAATTGAAAACCCAGAAAAAATTACCGAAATGGTAAATTACTTAGGAAGTCAAAGTGTAGTAGTTTGTTTAGATGTAAAGAAAACTACATTTACCAAAAAGTATGAGTTCTGTATTCATAATGGTCGAACCAAAACTGGAAAATATTTAGATGAAGTCATTGAAATGGCAACTTCCCTGGGAGCGGGTGAAATTCTCATCAACTCCATCGATTTAGATGGTATGATGACTGGTTATGATTTGGATTTAATTGATAATGTTAAAAAGAAGTTAACAGTTCCGATTACGGCTCTCGGTGGTGCAGGGAGCATAGAGGATTTAAAATCAGTCATATCGAAGTTTGGTGTTATTGGGGTTGCAGCAGGAAGTTTATTTATCTATAAAGGGAAACTGAAAGCTGTTCTTATCAATTATCCGAATCGGGAATTAAAAACGAATCTGTATCAATAGTTTACTGATCAATAGGTTATATATGAATGAGAATTTAAAAGATTTGGCAAAGACCATTGTGAATTCCTTAGAAAAAAACAAGGATACACTTAAGAAACAATTTATGGAATCAAGTTTAGAAGTAGGAGTTAGGTATTGTTATTTAGACCAACTCCTACCTGAAAAAACTGCTTATGAAATATTCGAATCATTCCCTAAAAAAGAAGAAATGAGAAAAATGTCAAGTTTTAGGGAAGAAAAGTATACTTCAAAAAACTTTGATCAATTTAATCCTATTTTAGCAGATATTACATTTGCCATCCAAGATCCAAAAGTGATTTCGATAGTAGAAGAAATTACAGGAATTAAAAATCAAATTCCTGATTCTACTTTATATGCGGGTGGATTGAGTTTGATGGAAAAGGACAATTTTTTAAATCCACATATCGATAATTCTCACGAACAAACTAGGATGTATTATCGAACACTCAATTTGTTATACTATGTGACTCCAGATTGGAAGTTAGATTATGGTGGAAACCTTGAGCTTTGGGATAAAAAAGTTAACAAAAATGTAACCATTGTTAGTAAGTTTAATCGTTTGGTGATTATGGAAACAAATCCTTGGTCCTGGCATTCCGTAAGCCCAGTCGTTGTAGAAAAACAAAGGGTTTGTGTATCGAATTATTATTTCTCTGCTGATTCTCCTATAGGGGAGCCTTATTTTAATGTTACAAGTTTTAATGGTCGGCCAAATCAAAAAATAAGAAGGATGTATTCCTATTTTGATGGTAAACTAAGAAATTTTATACGTTATCTTTTTCCCAAGGGAATTGGGAAAGTTGATGTATATCATGGAAAAAAACAATAGAGCCAAAATGAAAATTCTATTTATAGCTCCATTGCCACCTCCAATAAATGGTCATTCATTAGTATGCCAGGTGTTATACGATGGATTAAAATCTCAAAATTCAATGGCAATTGTTGATTTGAAAAAACAAGGGCTAAAGGATGGAAAGATTTCGATGAATCGACTATCTGAAATTTTTCGAGTTTTTGTAGAAACATGGAAGAAGAAAAAAAACGCAGATGTTGTGTATCTAACAATTTCAGAATCTTTAGCCGGAAATTTGAAGGATTTGTTACTTTACATCATCTGTTATTCATTACTACCTAAGTTTTACATCCATTTACATGGCGGAAGTATTAAGAAATTATTATTTGATCATTTTTCTTTGTTATATGCTATCAACCGGTTTTTTATCCAAAAAATGGGAGGTGTGATTATTTCTGGAAAATCTCATTTAGAGATTTTTGAGGGATATGTAAAGTCTGAAAGAATTCATACAATCCCGAATTTTGCTCCTAGTTATATGTTTATTTCTGATTCAGAATTTGAGCGAAAATTTAAGGATTTTCCTGAAAAAATAAACATTCTTTTCCTTAGTAATATGATTCCACAAAAAGGTTATCTTTTACTGTTGGAAGCATTTCAGAAATTAGAAAAAGAGATTAAAGTTAAATTCATACTCAATTTTGCAGGTAGATTTGATTCAAAAGAGGAAGCTGATTTTTTTCAGCATTCAATCAAAGGTGAAACAACAATACAATACCATGGTGTAGTGAGCGATGACAAAAAAAAGGAACTATTTCAGTCAGCTCATATATTTATTTTGCCAACCATGTTTTTTGAAGGCCAGCCTGTTTCCATTTTAGAAGGTTATGCTTCTGGATGTGTTGTATTGACAACTGGTCAAAGTGGTATATTAGATGTATTTGAAAATAACACCAATGGTTTTGAAATGATACCTGGATCCATTGATTCAATTGTAGAGAATTTACTATTTATTAAAGAAAGTCAGAATTTTGATAAACTAAAGCAGATAGCAAAGTTCAATTTAGAAAAAGCAAAAAATGTATATAAAGAAGAAATATACATTAAAAAAATTAAGAACGTTTTGGGTGTTAATTAGAATTTTTAATATGGTATTAAAATGAAAAAGATATTAGTTACTGGTGCAGATGGTTTTATCGGTTCTCACTTAACGGAAACATTGGTGAGAAATGGTTATGAAGTAAAAGCATTTGTGTATTATAATTCATTTAATTCATGGGGTTGGTTAGACCACTGCGATAAGGAAGTTGCTGGAAAATTTGAAGTTTTTTCAGGTGATGTTCGTGATCCTAACGGAGTTCGTACGGCTATGAAAGGAATGGATGGAGTGTTGCATTTAGCAGCTTTGATTGGAATTCCGTTTTCTTATCATTCTCCGGATACTTATATTGATACGAATATTAAAGGTACTTTGAATGTTTTGCAAGCAGCCCGTGATTTAAATATTCAAAAAATCATTCATACTTCCACTAGTGAAGTATATGGCACGGCACAATTTGTTCCAATAACAGAGGAACATCCAGTGAAGGGACAGTCACCTTATTCCGCTTCGAAAATCGGTGCTGACCAATTAGCGTATTCATTTTTTGCATCCTTTAAGCAACCAGTGATTGTCGTGAGGCCATTTAATACGTATGGTCCTAGACAATCAGCTCGTGCCATCATTCCAACGATTATCACTCAATTACTAGCAGGCAAAAAAAAGATTAAGTTAGGTTCTTTGCATCCAACTCGCGACTTTAATTATGTTGGAGATACAGTGAGGGGATTCATTAAAGCACTGGAGTCCAAAGTTGGTTTTGGAGAAGTATTTAATATTGGAAATGGTTTTGAAATTTCAATGGGTGATACTGCAAAAGCAATTGCCGATTTGATTGGTGTAGACGTGGAAATTGAAGGTGATGAAGTCAGATTCAGGCCAGAAAAGAGTGAAGTAGAACGTTTGTGGGCATCCAATCAAAAAGCAAAAGAGATTTTAAATTGGGAACCAGAATATAAAGGCCTCCCAGGTTTTAAATCAGGATTAGAAAAAACAATCAATTGGTTTAAGGATGAAAACAATTTAAAAAGTTATAAGGCGGACATTTATAATGTCTAAACGCGCAGTGATTTTAGCGGGTGGAAAGGGAACGAGACTTCGCCCTTATACTACTGTTTTGCCAAAACCCTTGATGCCAATTGGAGAATATCCAATTTTGGAAGTCATTGTGCGGCAACTGGCATATTTTGGATTTAACCACATCACGATTGCAGTTAATCACCAAGCTCATTTAATAGAAGCTTTTTTCCAAGATGGGAAAAAATGGAATGTCAAAATTGATTATTCCTTAGAAGATCAGCCACTCGGAACGATGGGTCCGTTAAAATTGATTCATGATCTACCAGAAAATTTTTTGGTGATGAATGGAGATGTGCTAACAGATATCAATTATTCAAATTTTTTCGAAAGTCATATTTCTTCTGGTTCCATCTTTACTATTTCTTCGATGCATCGAGAACAACTCATTGACTTTGGTGTTTTGGATACCAATGAGAAAAATTTATTAATTGGTTTTCGTGAAAAACCACGACAAGTTTTCCAAGTAAGTATGGGTGTTTATTTATTAAGTCGTAAGGCATTATCTTATGTACCAGATCATACTGTGTTTGGTTTTGATAATTTGATGTTAAAACTTTTGGAAGTAAAAGAGAATGTATCAGTTTTACCTCATAAAGGGTATTGGTTAGATATTGGAAGGCCAGACGATTATGAAAGGGCAATTGACGAATTTGAACTTTTAAAACATAACTTTTTACATGAATAAAATTCTGATTACTGGGTCGACTGGCTTTATTGGAAAAACTTTGGTCGATTATTTAAAATCAAATGGATTTGAGATTTTAGAATTTCCACGGGAAAAAGGTGATATCACCCAAAAAGAGATTTGGAAATCGATAGCGAAAGTAAACTATGTAGTCCATTTAGCTGCTAGAAATTTTGTTCCTGATAGTTGGAAAGAAAGTTCTGATTTTTTGGAATCAAATGTAATTGGAACGAGCAGAATGCTCGAATATGCAAAAGAACATGATTCGAAAGTTATATTTGTGAGCGCATACCTTTATGGAAAACCTGAAATTCTGCCTATCAAGGAAGCCCATCCACTCCTTCCCAACAACCCCTATGCCTTGTCTAAAGTTTTATCTGAGGAAGTCTGTCGATTTCATTCGCAGTATTTTGATCAGGATATCACAATATTAAGGTTATTTAATGTTTATGGACCAGGCCAACGTTCTAGTTTTTTAATACCAACCATTGTGAATCAATGTTTAAAAAATGACAAAATCGAAGTTTTGGATTTGGAACCTAGACGAGATTATATTTACATTGAAGATGTATTAAATGCAATTTTATTGAGTATCAAGAATGTGAATAAGTTTCAATTGTACAATATAGGCTCTGGAACTTCATTTTCTGTTTCTGAAATCATAGACCGAATTCAGAAGATCTGTAATACAAAATTGCCTGTTATTTCGTCTCAGGTTGTACGTAAGAATGAAATTATGGATGTTATTGCTGATATCAGTTTGGCTAAGAAGGAACTAAATTGGGTCCCTCAATTTGATTTAGCAAAAGGACTGGAAAAAACAATCGCTACACTTCGGAAGTTTGATTAGGTTTATATGTTACAAATAAGGGAAAAAGAAAGGATTTTGATACTTGGTGTATCAGGCATGTTGGGAAGTGCCTTGTTTAAGATTCTAAGTGAATTAGATTATGAAGTTTTTGGTACTGTCAGATCCTCAAATTCTCTAAATTTTTTCAATGAATCCGAATTAAAGAAAATTATCTCCAATGTAGATGTTCAAAATCAAGATGACTTAGTTTCTTTGTTTGGTGAAGTGAAACCTTCAGTTGTCATCAACTGTGTTGGAGTTATTAAACAAAAGTCATCTGCAAAAGAGCCGTTAGTAGTAATTCCCATTAATTCGTTATTACCTCATAAACTTTCGAATTTAAGTTTTTTGGTAGGAGCTCGGCTGATACTAATTAGTACAGATTGTGTATTTAATGGTGAAGATGGAAATTATCTTGAATCAGACGTAACGAACGCAGTTGATTTATATGGAGTTTCCAAAGCGCTCGGGGAAATTAAGGACCAAGAACATGTTGTAACAATTCGTACATCTATCATTGGACATGAAATTAATTCCAGTAGGTCTTTACTAGATTGGTTTTTGAATTCTAATTCTTCTGTAAAGGGTTACAAACATGCAATTTTTTCTGGTTTGCCAACAAACGAATTAGCAAAAGTCATTGGGAAATTAGTGATTCCTAATCAAAAACTAAAAGGATTGTATCATGTATCTGTTGATCCCATTGCTAAATACAATTTGCTTACACTAGTAAAGGAAATTTATTCAAAGGATATTGATATCATACCTTCTGATGAGGTGAAAATAAATCGTTCACTCAACTCAGATAAGTTTAAGAGTGAAACAGGTTATGTTCCTCCAACTTGGAAAGAGTTAATTAAAAGTTTATATGAATATAAGAACCGTTATTTAAGGAATTAATCAATGTTCAAAGATAAGATTTTACTCATCACGGGCGGAACCGGCTCATTTGGTAACACAGTTTTAAAACGTTTTTTGAATACGTCTGTTAAGGAAATCCGAGTATTTAGCCGTGACGAAAAAAAACAAGAGGATATGCGAATATCTCTTAATAATGATAAGTTGAAATTTTACATTGGCGATGTAAGGGATTATGATAGCATTTCTTCCGCATTAGTAGGTGTCGATTATGTATTTCATGCGGCTGCTTTAAAACAAGTGCCATCTTGTGAATTTTATCCAATGGAAGCATTAAAAACTAATGTTATTGGTACGGAAAATGTTTTAAATGCTGCTATTGCTCGCAATGTAAAACGTGTTGTTGTTTTGAGTACAGATAAGGCAGTATATCCAATTAATGCTATGGGAATTTCGAAGGCCATGGCTGAAAAAGTGATGGTTGCAAAATCTAGACAAGTTCCCGAAGGTGGGACTGTTTTCTGTGCAACCAGATACGGGAATGTAATGGCTTCTAGAGGATCTGTCATTCCATTATTTGTAGAACAATTAAAAAAGGGTGAGTCATTAACAATCACTGATCCAAATATGACTCGATTTTTGATGTCGTTAGAAGATTCGGTGGATTTAGTTTTACATGCTTTTGAACATGCAAACCAGGGTGATATATTCATTCAGAAGGCTCCCGCCTCAACGGTAGGGAATTTAGCGGAAGCATTAAAAGAACTCTTTAAGAAACAAAATACAATAAGAGTGATTGGAACTCGTCATGGTGAAAAACTTTATGAATCATTGGTCTCAAGAGAAGAAATGGCGAAGGCAATTGATATGGGACGTTATTATCGTATCCCTGCTGATAATCGAGATCTAAATTATAAGAAATATTTTGTGGAAGGAGAGGAAAAAGTATCTGAACTTGATGATTATACTTCTCACAATACCCACCGATTAGGAATCTCAGAAATTAAAGAACTTTTATTTAAATTAGATTATATTCGGGAAGAGTTAAATGCTTAAAGTTCTAACATTAATTGGAACACGTCCCGAGTTAATCAAAATGTCTCGGGTGATCTCAGCTATGGATAAGTGCTTTGAACATGTTTTGGTTCACTCTGGACAAAATTACGACTATGAATTGAACCAAGTTTTTTTTGATGATCTCGAAATTAGAAAACCAGATTATTTTCTGAATGTTGCGGAGGATACTGTATCTAAAACGATTGCTTCCATCTTAGTCAAAATTGATGAAGTATTCGAGAAAGAAAAACCTGATGCGCTACTTTTATATGGAGATACTAATACTTGTTTGGCGGTCATTTCCGCAAAACGTAGAAAAATTCCAGTTTTTCATATGGAAGCTGGTAATCGTTGTTTTGATCAAAGAGTACCTGAGGAACTAAATCGTAAGATTGTCGACCACTTAAGTGATATCAATATTGTTTTAACCGAACATGCGAGGAAGTATCTCCTGAGTGAAGGTATTAAACCTGAAACAATTTTCAAATCAGGTTCCCATATGAAGGAGGTTTTAGATTATTATCAGCACAAAATTCAAAATTCGAATATTTTGAATGAATTGAATCTCAAACCTCAAAATTATTTTTTAGTCAGCATCCATCGTGAAGAAAATGTAGACAGTGAGCAAAACTTAAAGGAGATGTTAAAATCTCTAGAAGGAATCGTAAATCATTATAACCTTCCTGTAATTGTATCTACTCATCCTAGAACTAGAAAACGATTGGAATCATTGGGAATTGAATTGAATGAGAAAATTAAATTTCTAAAACCATTTGGATTCTTAGATTATATTTTTTTACAACAAAACTCAAAATGTGTTGTATCGGATTCTGGTACGATCACTGAAGAATCTGCCATTCTCAAATTTCCTGCAATTACAATTAGGAATACGCATGAACGTCCTGAAGGTATGGATGCGGGAGTTTTAATTATGTCTGGACTAAAAACTTCTGATGTTCTCGATTCCATAAAAATTTCTATTATGGGCAATACATCTAGAGCAACAGGCAACGGGACTGTGGATGATTATTTAGCAGAAAATGTATCAATGAAAATTGTGCAATTGGTACAAAGTTATACGGGATATGTAAATCGAGTGGTATGGAAAAAAAATATTTAAATGGAGAATGAGGGAAATCAGAATTTAGCAATTTTAATCGATGATTATTTGCCTAATAGTACAAAAGTTGCATCGAAAATGATGCATGAATTAGCGATTGAGTTACATTCAAAGGGTTATAATATCGATGTTATCACACCAATCATTCACAAAGGGAAAAGTTCATTTGAAAATACGGAAAAACTAGTTATTGATCATATAAATGTTCTTTCTTTTAATTCAGGTGAAATCAAAGAAGCTTCAAAAGTTGTAAGGTTAGTGAATGAATTACTTATGCCATACCGAGCTTTTTTTTCCTTTTTAAAACATTTTTATTCTCGAAAGTATAAGTTTGTGATCACCTATTCACCTTCGATTTTTTGGTATCCATTGGTATATTTTTTTCGATTTCAATTTAAAACAAAATCCTATCTTGTTTTGAGGGATTTTTTCCCACAATGGGTGATCGATAGCGGAATCATTAAGGAAAGTTCATTCATCGCAAAATTTTTACGATGGCACGAAAAAAGAAATTATCTTGCTTTTGATACAATTGGAATTCAATCTCCAAAGAATTTAATATGGTTTCAGGAAAAATACCAAAAGTTAAATTTAAAATCCGAATTATTATACAATTGGGTTACACCTTCCGACACATACCTTGTATCAAAGGACAAATCATTAAATCAGTTTAGAGCTAAGTACAACCTTCAGTCGAAACTCATATTCTTTTATGGTGGCAATATTGGACATGCCCAGGATATGAAGAATTTGCTTAGATTAGCAGAACAAATGTTAGTGGAAGAGGAAGCATTTTTTGTATTTTTAGGGAGTGGGGATGAGGTCACTCTTGTAAAAGAAACAATCCAAAATCGGAAATTAAAAAATACTCTTTATTTAGAGAGTGTATCCCAAGCAGAATATATATATATTTTATCAGAAGTTGATGTTGGATTATTTTCACTGAATCCAGAGCATTCAACTCACAATTTTCCAGGAAAAATTTTATCGTATTGCCAATTAGGTTTGCCAATTTTAGGTGCAGTTAATCCAGGAAATGATATCATTCAAGTAATCGAAGGGAGTGGTTCTGGAAAGATCTCGATTGCAGGTGATTCGGATACCTTACTTCAGAACGCAAAATTGTTTTTGGATGTAACTCTTCGAAAAAATATGTCGAAGAATTCATTAAGACTAATAGAAGATTACTTTTCTACTTCAAAATCTGCGGAAACAATAATCAAGGCATTGAATCAATTGTAAATATGGCTCAAAATACTCCTTTAACACGTAGACATTCTCGTTGGTTTGAACGTATACTCCTGAGTTACCTATTTCAATTTTTATCGGGAGGAATGGTACTTATCATTTCCTCAGCGATTCCTATCTGGGGGATACAATTTTGGAAGGCAAATGATCCCAATTTAATCACATCTTTATCAGCAAGTATCATTTCTTTTTTAATTGCAACTTTTAGTTTAAGGAAACTGTTCCGATTACCAGCATCAGAATCCGTATCTTATATATTTCCTGTAACTATAATATGTTTTGCGATTCCTATTTTATTTATTTTGATTTTCCGTGCTTCTTATTCCTTACAAATATTTGTTATAAGTTTTGTCGTTACTTTACTATGGTGTTTTGCGGGTTTTTTTCTAGGTAGACGGTATCGTTTAATACGTTATGCGATTTTACCATCTTCATCCAGCATTGATTTGGTAAAATCTCATGGTGCACTTTTTTCAATTTTAAAAACTCCTGATTTAGAAGGACAACGTTTCAATGCAATTGTTGCTGATTTTGATAGTCCGATGTTAACACCAGAATGGGAAAAATTTTTAGCACAATGTACACTTGCGAGAATTCCAGTTTATTCAGAGAAAAAAATTAGAGAGTTTGTAACGGGAAGAGTAAAAATCAAACACCTTTCTGAAAATGTTTTTGGTTCTCTTTTACCATCGGAAATTTATGAGTCGATCAAACGTTGGATTGATTTCCTTTCCGCTTTATTCCTCATTCCAATTTTTTTACCATTTTTTATTATCATCGCGATCCTCATTAAATTAGAATCCAAAGGTCCTGCATTATTCATCCAACCGAGAATGGGTTTTCGTGGAAAAGTATTTCCGATGCTTAAATTTAGAAGTATGTATACCAATAAGGAAGGTGGTAGATTTACCAATCCAAATGATGATCCACGGATTACTCGTATCGGTAAAATTATCCGCAAATTTCGCATTGATGAACTGCCTCAATTATTTAACATTTTAATTGGTCAAATGTCGTTTATTGGGCCGAGACCGGAATCCTTTGAATTATCTCAATGGTATGAGAAGGATGTTCCTTTTTTTGCATATCGGCATGTAGTTAGACCCGGTATAAGTGGTTGGGCGCAAGTGGAACAAGGATATGCTGCTGAGGTCGACGGAATGAAGATTAAATTAGAATACGATTTTTACTATATAAAGAACTTTTCCTTTTGGTTGGATTTGCTCATTACCTTTAAAACGATAAAAACGATCTTTACAGGCTTTGGCGCTAGATAGATAAATATGCTAACCAAATTCATTATCTTTTCCATATTTTTAAGTGCTGCATTTTTATTTTTTAAAATGTTTGGTAAAAAAGCAATTTTTAACTTTGTTATTCTAATTTGGTTTTTTTTTTGGTATTTCATAGATTCTCTTAATTTAACAGGCTTTAATCCTTTAAGTGCAAAAGGAAAAAATGTTATAGACTCTTTCTTTTTTAGCTTTATAGCAGGTACGTTATTTGTTTATCCTTTTAGAAGAAAATGGAGTCAATTTAGATTTGGTAAAAAAATTTCTAGGACTGAGTATTTGAAAAATTATCAAATATTGTAAAAATTCTTTTTATTTTTTCTCACCCCAATTTATATTTTTTTCACATCAAGGGCCATATATTTAATGAATACTAGATTTTCATTAAGCCAGTATAGATCAGATGTGTTTGGATTAATCAGTGGCTCATCCACATTATTTTTTAATATATCAAGTTTTTCATTACTATACTTTTATTTTATTTTGCCAGTTTTGTTTTTTGGTGTATTTGTAGGTTTTGGTTATTTGTTACGATTTAAAAAGTTCGGACTGCTTTTAGTTTCGCTCGTGTTGATGGCCTTGGATTCTGTTATGATGGCCGGAAGATTTGGCTTTCACTATATTTTTTTTAGTGGAATTTTATTGTTTGTGTTCAAAGCGAATGTAAATTACTTTAAAGTTAGTTTACGTTTAATGACAGTAATATGTGCTTTTATTTTGGTTGCAACTTATTCTGTTTACTTTATAAGCGAAACACGTTCAATTAATGGTCAGTCAAACATAAAAAATTTATTTGAAAACTTTGTGATCGATTACCATACCGAGTCGTTTCATATTCTAGATTACGAATTGAATCAGCCAGATTCAATTATTCATGACTTCACTTTAGGTTTCTCAACTTTTTCTGGCATAGAACGTTATCTCCTTTTATTACCTAATTTAATAAAGTTAACTTCTAAGATTCCTGAAGTAGATATTATTGGAGGTTTCTTGCATCCTGCCAGAAATCTTGGAATTGACCATTTTGGAAATATTAAATGGTATAATGCTTATGCCTCCAGTTTATTTGTTTTATATCGAGATGGGGCAATTTTTGGTGTAGTCTTAGGAAGTTTCCTGCTAGGTTTTTTTGTCCAAGGTTTGGCATATCGCCTTCCTATGAGTGTCTTTTCATCAACATTGTTATTAACAGGATTTATGTTTATGTCAATATATAGTCTTTTTCAAGCAGCATTTACTGGA harbors:
- a CDS encoding NAD-dependent epimerase/dehydratase family protein, which encodes MNKILITGSTGFIGKTLVDYLKSNGFEILEFPREKGDITQKEIWKSIAKVNYVVHLAARNFVPDSWKESSDFLESNVIGTSRMLEYAKEHDSKVIFVSAYLYGKPEILPIKEAHPLLPNNPYALSKVLSEEVCRFHSQYFDQDITILRLFNVYGPGQRSSFLIPTIVNQCLKNDKIEVLDLEPRRDYIYIEDVLNAILLSIKNVNKFQLYNIGSGTSFSVSEIIDRIQKICNTKLPVISSQVVRKNEIMDVIADISLAKKELNWVPQFDLAKGLEKTIATLRKFD
- a CDS encoding dTDP-4-dehydrorhamnose reductase family protein, which produces MLQIREKERILILGVSGMLGSALFKILSELDYEVFGTVRSSNSLNFFNESELKKIISNVDVQNQDDLVSLFGEVKPSVVINCVGVIKQKSSAKEPLVVIPINSLLPHKLSNLSFLVGARLILISTDCVFNGEDGNYLESDVTNAVDLYGVSKALGEIKDQEHVVTIRTSIIGHEINSSRSLLDWFLNSNSSVKGYKHAIFSGLPTNELAKVIGKLVIPNQKLKGLYHVSVDPIAKYNLLTLVKEIYSKDIDIIPSDEVKINRSLNSDKFKSETGYVPPTWKELIKSLYEYKNRYLRN
- the wecB gene encoding non-hydrolyzing UDP-N-acetylglucosamine 2-epimerase; protein product: MLKVLTLIGTRPELIKMSRVISAMDKCFEHVLVHSGQNYDYELNQVFFDDLEIRKPDYFLNVAEDTVSKTIASILVKIDEVFEKEKPDALLLYGDTNTCLAVISAKRRKIPVFHMEAGNRCFDQRVPEELNRKIVDHLSDINIVLTEHARKYLLSEGIKPETIFKSGSHMKEVLDYYQHKIQNSNILNELNLKPQNYFLVSIHREENVDSEQNLKEMLKSLEGIVNHYNLPVIVSTHPRTRKRLESLGIELNEKIKFLKPFGFLDYIFLQQNSKCVVSDSGTITEESAILKFPAITIRNTHERPEGMDAGVLIMSGLKTSDVLDSIKISIMGNTSRATGNGTVDDYLAENVSMKIVQLVQSYTGYVNRVVWKKNI
- a CDS encoding polysaccharide biosynthesis protein, with translation MFKDKILLITGGTGSFGNTVLKRFLNTSVKEIRVFSRDEKKQEDMRISLNNDKLKFYIGDVRDYDSISSALVGVDYVFHAAALKQVPSCEFYPMEALKTNVIGTENVLNAAIARNVKRVVVLSTDKAVYPINAMGISKAMAEKVMVAKSRQVPEGGTVFCATRYGNVMASRGSVIPLFVEQLKKGESLTITDPNMTRFLMSLEDSVDLVLHAFEHANQGDIFIQKAPASTVGNLAEALKELFKKQNTIRVIGTRHGEKLYESLVSREEMAKAIDMGRYYRIPADNRDLNYKKYFVEGEEKVSELDDYTSHNTHRLGISEIKELLFKLDYIREELNA
- a CDS encoding glycosyltransferase family 4 protein, which produces MENEGNQNLAILIDDYLPNSTKVASKMMHELAIELHSKGYNIDVITPIIHKGKSSFENTEKLVIDHINVLSFNSGEIKEASKVVRLVNELLMPYRAFFSFLKHFYSRKYKFVITYSPSIFWYPLVYFFRFQFKTKSYLVLRDFFPQWVIDSGIIKESSFIAKFLRWHEKRNYLAFDTIGIQSPKNLIWFQEKYQKLNLKSELLYNWVTPSDTYLVSKDKSLNQFRAKYNLQSKLIFFYGGNIGHAQDMKNLLRLAEQMLVEEEAFFVFLGSGDEVTLVKETIQNRKLKNTLYLESVSQAEYIYILSEVDVGLFSLNPEHSTHNFPGKILSYCQLGLPILGAVNPGNDIIQVIEGSGSGKISIAGDSDTLLQNAKLFLDVTLRKNMSKNSLRLIEDYFSTSKSAETIIKALNQL